A genomic region of Stigmatopora nigra isolate UIUO_SnigA chromosome 16, RoL_Snig_1.1, whole genome shotgun sequence contains the following coding sequences:
- the nom1 gene encoding nucleolar MIF4G domain-containing protein 1, translating into MKHKRKQKGNAALQKLFTSVSDFVKGKSGDKGAEDGDDYVRAIKRKSRKEIRKEKRTMKKVRMKNHYQGIKTEVQSNPAANQKNKMSKIKAKQSEIPKMAQKKINKTNELLEYKKKKLLEAKAEEGNRNMPKVTQKNSKKLQETRKRALLEANEQEDQEIKKLERVLKLNKRKNKKTLPQSFVDDGLDYILGALDSGTLGAGMYDSDDNMDLAKDKFEQLTGGEEEEGGAIDGEDVNEDGEEDAEDAEGDDDEDAEDDDEDAEDDDNDNNVEEDDDVEDNVVLSKNDDDDEDVIPSEEDEAMVKKLDDETINDDNAQKTSESNSNNATTSTGKYVPPQMRNKENDQRKAQLEKLRKNVKGLLNRLSEPNMSSISNQLEAFYMNHSRKDMNDTLTEVLLAACVTPALMPDRLLMEHILLISILHHAVGLEVGAHFLETVVRQWDDMYKHPTGGKECDNLVAIVAHLYNFQVVHSLLIFDILRRLVAEFAEKDIELVLFVLRTVGFSLRKDDALALKELITEAQRKAADAGAKFQDQTRVRFMLETMLALKNNDMRKIPGYNPEPVEKLKKLQRSLIKSSAEGSDLKLRVSLENLLSADQTGRWWIVGSSWSGVPMINNQESKDVGEGQFQFTAKVLELARKQRMNTDVRRNIFCVLMTSEDYIDAFDKLLRMGLKDKQEREIVHVLMDCCLQEKTFNNFYAVLGEKFCSHDRRFQMTFQFTLWDKFRELSNLPARAFNNTSLLVTRFLQNKCLSLSILKAIEFSELDKPTVRFLRQVLTPLILDTEPEDLVSIFARISGIPQLSMLREGLKLFISHFLLKNAGPQDDNLKERAMIATRAMDSKEAKVKL; encoded by the exons ATGAAACATAAACGGAAGCAGAAAGGCAACGCTGCGTTGCAGAAATTATTCACGTCCGTGAGCGATTTTGTAAAAGGCAAAAGTGGCGATAAAGGAGCAGAGGATGGCGATGACTATGTAAGGGCAATCAAACGGAAAAGCAGGAAGGAGATCCGCAAAGAGAAACGAACGATGAAGAAAGTCAGGATGAAAAATCACTACCAAGGTATAAAGACTGAAGTGCAAAGTAATCCAGCTGCCAATCAGAAGaataaaatgtctaaaataaaagcaaagcaatcagaaatccccaaaatggcacaaaagaaaatcaacaaaacCAACGAGCTTTTGGAGTATAAGAAAAAGAAGCTTTTGGAGGCCAAAGCTGAGGAAGGGAATAGAAACATGCCTAAAGTGACCCAGAAGAACAGTAAAAAGCTCCAAGAGACAAGGAAGAGGGCACTTTTGGAGGCCAATGAACAGGAGGACCAAGAAATTAAGAAACTAGAGCGCGTCTTGAAATTaaataagaggaaaaacaaaaaaaccttgcCTCAATCGTTTGTGGATGACGGGCTGGACTACATTTTGGGGGCTCTCGATTCGGGGACGTTGGGTGCGGGGATGTATGACAGTGACGATAATATGGATCTTGCCAAGGACAAGTTTGAACAGCTTACCGGGGGTGAAGAGGAAGAGGGCGGGGCTATTGATGGAGAAGATGTAAATGAGGATGGAGAAGAAGATGCTGAGGATGCTgagggtgatgatgatgaggatgctgaggatgatgatgaggatgctgAAGATGATGATAATGACAACAATGttgaggaggatgatgatgttGAGGACAATGTAGTACTAAgcaaaaatgatgatgatgatgaagatgtaaTACCAAGTGAGGAAGACGAGGCAATGGTCAAAAAACTTGATGATGAGACGATAAATGACGACAACGCACAAAAGACATCAGAATCAAATTCCAACAAT gCTACCACTTCTACAGGAAAGTATGTGCCCCCACAAATGCGTAACAAGGAAAATGATCAACGAAAAGCACAGCTGGAAAAGCTGAGGAAAAATGTGAAAGGACTCTTAAACAG gCTAAGTGAGCCCAACATGTCATCCATAAGCAACCAGCTAGAGGCATTCTACATGAACCACAGTAGGAAGGACATGAACGATACCTTGACGGAGGTTCTCTTGGCGGCTTGCGTCACCCCGGCATTGATGCCCGACCGCCTGTTGATGGAACACATTCTGTTGATCAGCATCCTTCATCACGCTGTGGGCTTAGAG GTCGGAGCCCATTTCTTGGAGACAGTGGTACGCCAATGGGACGATATGTACAAGCACCCAACCGGAGGCAAAGAGTGCGACAATCTTGTCGCCATAGTTGCGCACCTCTACAATTTCCAAGTGGTCCACTCGCTACTTATCTTCGACATCCTGCGCCGCCTAGTGGCAGAGTTCGCCGAGAAGGATATCGAGCTGGTGCTGTTTGTGCTGCGTACCGTCGGATTCTCGCTGAGGAAGGATGATGCCTTGGCGCTTAAGGAGCTCATTACTGAAGCACAGCGCAAGGCAGCGGATGCTGGGGCAAAGTTTCAGGATCAGACTAGA gtGCGTTTCATGTTGGAAACAATGCTGGCGTTGAAAAATAACGACATGCGCAAGATTCCAGGCTATAATCCCGAGCCAGTGGAGAAGTTGAAAAAGTTGCAGAGAAGTCTG ATCAAGAGTAGTGCGGAAGGCAGCGACCTGAAACTGCGGGTGTCTCTGGAAAACCTGCTGTCGGCCGACCAGACTGGTCGATGGTGGATCGTGGGTTCGTCTTGGAGTGGGGTGCCCATGATCAACAACCAAGAAAGCAAAGATGTCGGAGAAGGACAG tttcaattCACTGCCAAAGTCTTGGAGCTGGCTCGAAAGCAGAGGATGAACACAGATGTCCGTAGGAACATCTTCTGTGTGCTTATGACTAGTGAAGACTACATTGATGCCTTTGACAAGCTGCTAAG GATGGGCTTGAAGGACAAACAGGAGCGGGAGATTGTCCATGTACTGATGGACTGCTGTCTACAGGAGAAAACCTTTAACAACTTCTATGCCGTGCTGGGAGAGAAGTTTTGTTCTCATGATCGCCGCTTCCAG ATGACCTTCCAGTTCACCCTGTGGGATAAATTCCGTGAACTTTCCAACCTTCCCGCCAGGGCTTTTAACAATACGAGCCTGCTGGTGACACGATTCCTTCAGAATAAGTGTCTCTCATTGTCAATACTTAAA GCAATAGAGTTCAGCGAGTTGGATAAGCCCACCGTACGGTTCCTGCGTCAAGTTCTGACTCCGCTAATCTTAGACACCGAGCCTGAAGATCTTGTGAGCATATTTGCAAG GATTTCCGGAATCCCCCAGTTATCAATGCTCCGTGAAGGCCTAAAACTCTTCATCAGccattttttgctcaaaaaCGCCGGGCCACAAGACGACAACCTGAAAGAGC